In Nitrospira sp., one DNA window encodes the following:
- a CDS encoding DUF2780 domain-containing protein, with product MFRVSLALLLVVAAFLPLGCAEMQSSGVTNALTQLVTNQLGVTTNQANGGVGSILSLAKEKLPSMDFTTLAKFIPGADSFMKAAKDLGALTGPIGDQAGLTSAFSRLGMGSEMVPKFSQTMSDFVGMAGGDQAKSLLASVMN from the coding sequence ATGTTTCGTGTATCACTCGCGTTGTTGCTGGTCGTAGCCGCATTTCTTCCCTTGGGCTGTGCGGAGATGCAATCGTCCGGTGTCACCAACGCGTTGACACAACTCGTGACCAATCAGCTCGGCGTGACGACGAATCAGGCGAACGGTGGTGTCGGATCCATTCTGAGTCTTGCGAAAGAGAAGCTTCCTTCAATGGACTTCACGACACTGGCGAAGTTCATTCCCGGCGCTGATTCTTTCATGAAGGCTGCCAAGGACCTCGGCGCTCTGACCGGCCCAATCGGGGATCAAGCTGGTTTGACTTCCGCCTTCTCCCGCCTAGGTATGGGCTCGGAGATGGTGCCGAAATTTTCCCAAACGATGTCGGACTTTGTCGGAATGGCGGGTGGGGATCAGGCGAAGAGCCTCTTGGCGAGCGTCATGAATTAG
- the rnhA gene encoding ribonuclease HI, whose amino-acid sequence MIDIYTDGACSGNPGPGGWGVLVRNGNAETEFCGGEPTTTNNRMELVAVIEALQSLTQPVRARVYTDSQYVQKGMSEWILAWKQRGWKTAGNDPVKNEDLWRRLDALVAKHTIDWHWVRGHNGHPENERADVLARTGLERARRAGQPVRQPIQSPIDKKSTRSASSTSILEIERATVYRGDTCVFSDFSFDLRAGEHAAILGPNGAGKSTLLKFLSGEIHVMPRAETRMTLFGDERWNVWDVRKHIGIVSHDLQRDYLICAEGLNVILSGFYASNGTYEYQEFTTTQVTRAHEVMRELGIEALSGRRFGHLSTGEQRRFLLGRALVHDPLVLIFDEPTSGLDPKACFQYLDFLRTQIRKGKTVLLVTHHLHEIPPEIDRVVFLKGGNVVADGAKSALITSDQLSRLFDSQLTLVQANGWYQALPG is encoded by the coding sequence ATGATCGATATCTATACAGACGGCGCCTGCAGCGGAAACCCCGGTCCTGGAGGCTGGGGGGTCTTGGTGCGGAACGGCAATGCTGAAACGGAATTCTGCGGCGGTGAGCCAACGACCACCAACAACCGGATGGAGTTGGTCGCTGTCATTGAAGCGCTGCAGTCACTCACGCAGCCAGTGAGGGCACGAGTCTATACGGATTCGCAATATGTTCAGAAAGGCATGAGTGAATGGATTCTCGCCTGGAAGCAGCGTGGGTGGAAAACGGCAGGCAACGACCCGGTGAAAAATGAAGACTTGTGGCGGCGACTCGATGCGCTGGTTGCCAAGCATACAATCGACTGGCACTGGGTCAGAGGCCATAACGGACACCCAGAGAATGAGCGGGCGGATGTGTTGGCTCGCACTGGTCTTGAACGGGCTCGCCGTGCCGGGCAACCGGTCCGGCAACCGATCCAGAGTCCGATTGATAAAAAGTCAACCCGATCAGCCAGTTCCACCTCAATCCTTGAAATCGAACGTGCCACGGTCTATCGCGGCGACACCTGCGTCTTCTCGGATTTCTCCTTCGACCTGCGAGCGGGAGAACATGCGGCCATTCTTGGCCCCAATGGAGCGGGAAAATCGACGCTGCTCAAATTCTTGTCGGGTGAAATCCATGTGATGCCGAGAGCCGAAACGCGGATGACGCTCTTCGGTGATGAACGCTGGAATGTCTGGGATGTGCGCAAACACATCGGCATTGTGTCTCATGATCTCCAACGAGACTATCTGATCTGTGCCGAAGGGCTCAACGTGATCCTTTCCGGGTTCTATGCCAGTAACGGTACCTATGAATACCAAGAGTTCACTACAACGCAGGTGACCAGGGCGCATGAGGTGATGCGGGAATTGGGAATCGAGGCTTTGTCCGGCCGCCGCTTCGGCCATCTGTCCACCGGCGAGCAGCGACGATTTCTGCTGGGCCGAGCCTTGGTGCATGACCCGCTGGTGTTGATATTTGATGAGCCGACCAGCGGCCTCGATCCTAAGGCCTGCTTTCAGTATCTCGATTTTCTGCGCACTCAGATCAGAAAGGGGAAAACCGTTCTACTTGTGACGCATCATCTGCATGAAATTCCTCCCGAGATCGATCGAGTCGTTTTCTTGAAAGGCGGGAACGTCGTTGCCGATGGTGCCAAATCCGCGTTGATCACCAGCGATCAGCTCAGCCGGCTCTTCGACAGTCAGCTCACCCTCGTTCAGGCCAATGGCTGGTATCAGGCTTTGCCGGGGTAA
- a CDS encoding type II toxin-antitoxin system VapC family toxin yields MKLIDLNILLYAINEDSPHHGTIRAWWEEALNGDESLGLPWVVLLGFLRISTNRDIFPRPLDPDTAIGKVHAWLSLDQVRLLHEKDEHWEILRSLLSESGTAANLVTDAHLAALAISYDAVLVSCDNDFARFKRLRWENPMGRKPHRRA; encoded by the coding sequence GTGAAGCTGATTGACCTGAACATCCTCCTCTACGCCATCAACGAAGACTCTCCTCATCACGGAACCATACGAGCATGGTGGGAGGAAGCCCTCAATGGCGACGAATCTTTGGGACTGCCCTGGGTCGTCCTTCTCGGATTTCTCCGCATCTCAACCAACCGCGACATATTTCCACGACCACTGGATCCTGATACGGCTATCGGCAAAGTCCACGCTTGGCTGTCGCTCGACCAGGTTCGTCTCTTGCACGAAAAAGACGAGCATTGGGAGATACTTCGTTCCCTACTGAGCGAATCCGGCACCGCCGCCAATCTGGTGACTGATGCCCACCTGGCCGCGCTCGCCATCAGTTACGACGCCGTCCTCGTCTCATGCGACAACGACTTTGCCCGATTCAAGCGATTGCGCTGGGAGAATCCGATGGGCCGCAAGCCGCACCGGCGGGCGTGA
- a CDS encoding DUF2059 domain-containing protein produces the protein MTVLRGWFCCVTLISGVASVEAATIENPKAIKVEKLLTLIRVSELESEYDSLTQKYISEYEQQIRKAVGNTYAHVAGEKKKEIERLIEAFLADIRKSIGQVETLHDHLKHAYSTSFGEDELDRLIAHYSSPLGEKDAGMKKSAAIEYNKMWTAQFMNQYKARVEKLFQVIAVVARGKGKQGA, from the coding sequence TTGACTGTTTTACGAGGTTGGTTCTGTTGCGTGACGCTGATTTCCGGTGTGGCTTCCGTCGAGGCGGCAACAATTGAGAACCCCAAGGCAATCAAGGTTGAGAAACTGCTTACTCTGATCCGAGTCTCAGAGCTGGAGTCGGAATACGACTCTCTTACTCAGAAATATATCAGCGAATACGAACAGCAAATAAGAAAAGCCGTAGGAAACACCTATGCCCATGTGGCTGGTGAGAAAAAGAAGGAAATCGAGCGACTTATTGAAGCATTCTTGGCGGACATCAGAAAATCGATAGGACAGGTCGAGACTCTTCATGACCATTTAAAGCACGCCTATTCGACGAGTTTCGGCGAAGACGAGCTCGATCGTCTCATTGCGCACTATTCCTCACCGCTTGGTGAAAAGGATGCGGGAATGAAGAAGAGTGCAGCGATTGAATATAACAAGATGTGGACGGCTCAATTCATGAACCAATACAAGGCTCGAGTCGAGAAACTTTTTCAGGTGATCGCCGTGGTTGCCAGAGGCAAGGGGAAGCAGGGGGCATAG
- a CDS encoding HAD family hydrolase — protein sequence MRASRGNKLFYLLVLLIVVTHGVVTAADDPLPSWNDGAVKTHIVTFVERVTNEGGPDFVPPTERIAVFDNDGTLWAEQPMYFQVQFALDRVKALAPQHPEWKTKQPFKALLEGDKRTVAAGGERALLDVLAVSHSGMTTDEFDAIVKDWLATTRHPRFKRPYHELVYQPMLELLAYLRANGFKTFIVSGGGVEFMRAWVEQVYGIPPEQVVGSMGKQKFELRDGKPVIVKLPAVDFVNDKAGKPVGIQKFIGRRPIFAFGNSDGDQQMLQWTSAGSRLRFMGLVHHTDAEREWAYDRTSHVGKLDKALDEAIAKGWTVVDMKRDWTRIFPFDER from the coding sequence ATGAGGGCATCGCGAGGCAACAAGCTGTTCTATCTTCTTGTGCTGCTGATTGTCGTCACGCACGGCGTTGTGACGGCGGCGGACGATCCGCTTCCGTCTTGGAACGACGGGGCCGTCAAGACTCACATCGTCACGTTCGTCGAACGAGTGACCAACGAAGGTGGTCCCGATTTTGTCCCACCCACCGAGCGTATTGCGGTCTTCGATAACGACGGCACGCTGTGGGCGGAACAGCCGATGTACTTCCAGGTGCAATTTGCACTCGACCGTGTGAAGGCCCTGGCGCCACAGCATCCCGAGTGGAAGACGAAGCAGCCGTTCAAAGCGCTGCTGGAAGGCGATAAGCGAACCGTTGCCGCAGGAGGGGAGAGAGCGCTGCTGGATGTTCTGGCTGTGTCGCATAGCGGCATGACGACCGACGAGTTCGACGCCATCGTCAAGGACTGGCTGGCCACGACGAGACACCCACGCTTCAAACGGCCCTATCACGAGCTTGTGTATCAGCCGATGCTTGAATTGCTGGCGTACTTGCGCGCGAATGGATTCAAGACCTTCATCGTTTCAGGCGGTGGAGTGGAGTTCATGCGTGCCTGGGTTGAGCAGGTGTATGGCATCCCGCCGGAGCAGGTGGTCGGGAGCATGGGGAAGCAGAAGTTCGAGCTACGCGATGGTAAGCCGGTGATTGTGAAATTGCCCGCCGTCGATTTTGTGAACGACAAAGCCGGCAAGCCCGTAGGCATTCAGAAATTCATCGGCCGCCGGCCAATTTTTGCCTTCGGCAACTCCGACGGCGACCAGCAGATGTTGCAATGGACTTCCGCCGGGTCAAGGTTGCGGTTCATGGGATTGGTCCATCATACTGATGCCGAACGTGAGTGGGCCTACGACCGCACCTCCCATGTCGGAAAACTCGACAAGGCGCTCGATGAGGCGATTGCCAAAGGCTGGACCGTCGTGGATATGAAACGAGACTGGACGCGCATATTTCCGTTCGATGAGCGATGA
- a CDS encoding LEA type 2 family protein produces the protein MQTLRNATRCGGVGAALILLIMTACSTMPRDFEQPKVSITNIAPKDMTLMEQRFDVQLRIQNPNNFDLGINGVRFDVALNGKAFGSGMSGAKVTVPRFGSEVINGEVITGLGNMLRQAQGFTSGATNVQYSLKGKAFAESPSTFTIPFEDTGEIDLNLGQSAEK, from the coding sequence ATGCAAACTTTGCGGAATGCGACAAGATGTGGCGGGGTGGGGGCGGCGCTCATCCTGCTGATCATGACCGCCTGTTCCACTATGCCGCGAGACTTTGAGCAGCCGAAGGTGTCGATCACCAACATTGCGCCGAAAGACATGACGCTGATGGAACAACGCTTCGATGTGCAGCTCCGGATTCAAAACCCAAATAATTTCGACCTTGGGATCAACGGAGTCCGTTTCGACGTTGCGCTGAATGGGAAAGCATTCGGCAGCGGCATGTCAGGAGCGAAAGTCACCGTCCCACGGTTCGGCTCGGAGGTGATCAATGGGGAGGTCATTACGGGGCTGGGTAACATGCTTCGCCAGGCTCAAGGATTTACCTCGGGGGCTACCAACGTTCAGTACAGTCTCAAGGGGAAAGCCTTTGCGGAGTCTCCTTCCACCTTCACGATTCCATTCGAGGATACTGGGGAGATCGACCTGAATCTCGGACAGTCGGCTGAAAAGTAG